The Niallia alba genome includes a window with the following:
- a CDS encoding PadR family transcriptional regulator, with protein MTIRSQLLKGILDACVMAIVEEQAIYGYELSQKLQKAELPDISDGTIYPVLLRLQKNGFIRSEMRPSDSGPNRKYYFLTDNGTEELERIAKEWMLIASPVSNLLKRGENNAKHKTINQ; from the coding sequence TTGACGATAAGAAGTCAATTGTTAAAAGGAATTCTAGATGCATGTGTTATGGCGATCGTAGAAGAGCAGGCCATTTATGGATATGAATTATCACAAAAGCTACAAAAAGCTGAACTGCCTGATATAAGTGATGGGACGATTTATCCAGTGTTACTGAGATTGCAGAAAAACGGATTTATTCGTAGTGAAATGAGGCCTTCTGATTCAGGTCCTAACCGAAAATACTATTTTTTAACGGATAATGGAACAGAGGAGCTTGAACGGATTGCAAAAGAGTGGATGCTGATTGCAAGTCCAGTTAGCAATTTATTAAAAAGAGGTGAAAACAATGCGAAGCACAAAACAATTAATCAATGA
- a CDS encoding DUF1129 family protein, whose amino-acid sequence MRSTKQLINENNEKRKLLNAENELLYEDFSLYIRTDLRVAEHESEELLMDLLDHLLEGQEDGKTATNLFGSHPRKYADELIAGLPHEKKRNVIPYVFSLVFNLLGWFSLIYGMVNLVLLKFTKVDETISLGNSIVLLTVIMIVTAFGVFVIFKLIRSTLFVNKKQRRRAFWKAGFFGAGSFALIMFLTRIMPDFGPEVNFEWWVYLVIGAVLVIISKLVRSITT is encoded by the coding sequence ATGCGAAGCACAAAACAATTAATCAATGAAAATAATGAAAAACGTAAGCTATTAAATGCCGAGAATGAATTATTATATGAGGATTTTTCACTATATATCAGAACCGATTTACGAGTAGCCGAGCACGAAAGTGAGGAACTTCTAATGGATTTACTTGATCATCTTTTAGAAGGACAGGAAGACGGAAAGACAGCGACTAACTTATTTGGGTCTCACCCACGAAAATACGCAGATGAGCTAATAGCAGGACTTCCGCACGAGAAGAAACGAAATGTCATTCCTTATGTGTTTTCTCTAGTGTTCAATTTACTAGGGTGGTTCAGTTTAATTTATGGAATGGTAAACCTTGTTTTACTAAAGTTTACAAAAGTAGATGAAACTATTTCACTTGGTAATAGTATTGTGCTATTAACTGTAATTATGATTGTTACTGCTTTCGGAGTGTTCGTTATTTTCAAACTTATTCGTTCGACACTTTTCGTTAATAAAAAGCAAAGAAGACGAGCCTTCTGGAAGGCCGGTTTTTTTGGAGCAGGTTCGTTTGCACTTATTATGTTCTTAACTAGGATAATGCCTGACTTTGGACCAGAGGTTAATTTTGAATGGTGGGTTTATCTAGTTATAGGTGCCGTGTTGGTTATTATTAGTAAATTGGTTAGAAGCATAACTACATAA
- a CDS encoding proline dehydrogenase family protein: MEVALRNMFQSLAKNKSANKLARKYGLRFGAKRFVSGETIAEAISKVTELNKSGRVVTLDHLGEFVYTKEEANESAIMSLKTLDEIHASGVQSHLSVKMTSLGLDIDKDLCLNNMRKIVSRANQYGNFVRIDMEDYAHCQITIDIYEELRKEFDNVGLVIQAYLYRTEEDMKHLNELKANLRLVKGAYKESPDVAFPEKKDVDENYKKIIEMHMLNGNYAAVASHDEKIIQFTKELAAKHGIDKDKFEFQMLYGICEDLQNKLVKEGYKVRVYVPYGKDWFGYFMRRLAERPANVWFILKNLFK; encoded by the coding sequence ATGGAAGTTGCATTGAGAAATATGTTTCAGTCATTAGCTAAGAATAAGTCTGCAAATAAACTAGCTCGCAAATATGGTCTTCGCTTTGGAGCAAAACGCTTTGTTTCTGGAGAAACCATTGCAGAGGCAATTTCAAAAGTCACAGAATTAAACAAATCGGGTAGAGTAGTCACGCTAGATCATTTGGGGGAATTTGTCTACACCAAAGAAGAAGCTAATGAGTCCGCCATTATGTCTCTGAAAACATTGGATGAGATTCATGCATCAGGAGTTCAATCGCATCTATCGGTAAAAATGACTTCTCTTGGGTTAGATATTGATAAAGATTTATGCTTAAACAACATGCGAAAGATTGTTTCCAGAGCAAACCAATACGGAAATTTTGTCCGCATCGATATGGAAGACTATGCACATTGTCAAATAACCATCGATATATATGAAGAGCTCCGCAAAGAATTTGATAACGTTGGTTTAGTTATTCAAGCTTATTTATATCGGACAGAAGAAGATATGAAGCATTTGAATGAATTAAAGGCAAATCTGCGTTTGGTGAAAGGAGCGTATAAAGAGTCGCCAGATGTAGCCTTTCCGGAGAAAAAAGATGTAGATGAAAATTATAAAAAGATTATTGAAATGCATATGTTAAACGGAAACTACGCAGCTGTTGCAAGCCATGATGAAAAAATAATTCAATTTACAAAAGAACTTGCAGCTAAGCATGGGATTGATAAAGACAAGTTTGAATTCCAAATGTTATATGGAATATGTGAAGATTTACAAAATAAGCTAGTGAAAGAAGGCTACAAAGTAAGAGTGTATGTACCCTACGGAAAAGATTGGTTTGGCTACTTTATGAGAAGATTAGCAGAAAGACCAGCAAACGTGTGGTTTATCTTGAAAAATTTGTTTAAATAA
- the prfA gene encoding peptide chain release factor 1, with the protein MFDRLQAVEDRYEKLNELLSDPEIVNDTKKLRDYSKEQSDIQETVEVYREYKEVKEQHLEAKTMLEEKLDPEMREMVKEELDETGTRIEELEARLKILLIPKDPNDDKNVIMEIRGAAGGDEAALFAGDLFRMYSRFAEAQGWKMEVIDASSTGVGGYKEIIFMINGKGAYSKLKFENGAHRVQRVPETESGGRIHTSTATVACLPEAEEVEIEIHEKDIRVDTFASSGPGGQSVNTTMSAVRLTHIPTGTVVSCQDEKSQIKNKEKAMKVLRARVYDKFQQEAQAEYDQQRKSAVGTGDRSERIRTYNFPQNRVTDHRIGLTIQKLDQILQGKMDDIIDALIFEEQSSRLESASDV; encoded by the coding sequence GTGTTTGATCGTCTTCAAGCTGTAGAGGATCGTTATGAAAAACTTAATGAATTATTAAGTGATCCTGAAATTGTAAATGATACAAAAAAACTGCGTGACTATTCGAAAGAACAATCGGATATTCAAGAGACAGTAGAAGTTTATCGTGAATATAAAGAAGTGAAAGAACAGCATTTAGAAGCGAAAACAATGCTGGAAGAAAAGTTAGATCCAGAAATGCGCGAAATGGTTAAGGAAGAGTTAGATGAGACTGGTACACGCATTGAAGAATTAGAAGCACGCTTAAAAATTCTATTAATCCCTAAGGATCCTAATGATGATAAAAACGTTATTATGGAAATAAGAGGAGCAGCTGGTGGAGATGAAGCCGCACTATTTGCAGGTGATCTTTTCCGTATGTATAGTCGTTTCGCTGAGGCTCAAGGCTGGAAAATGGAAGTAATTGATGCAAGTTCAACAGGCGTTGGTGGCTACAAAGAAATCATTTTTATGATTAACGGAAAAGGCGCATACAGCAAATTGAAATTTGAAAATGGTGCTCATCGTGTACAACGTGTCCCAGAAACAGAATCTGGTGGTCGTATTCATACATCTACTGCAACAGTTGCATGTTTGCCTGAAGCAGAAGAGGTTGAAATTGAAATTCATGAAAAAGATATCCGCGTAGACACATTTGCTTCTAGTGGACCTGGAGGACAAAGTGTTAACACTACCATGTCTGCGGTACGCTTAACTCATATTCCAACAGGGACAGTTGTTTCCTGTCAGGATGAAAAATCACAGATTAAAAATAAAGAAAAAGCAATGAAGGTTTTAAGAGCACGTGTTTATGATAAATTCCAACAAGAAGCACAAGCAGAATATGATCAACAACGTAAATCAGCAGTAGGTACAGGGGATCGTTCGGAGCGAATTCGTACGTATAACTTCCCACAAAACCGTGTAACGGATCACCGTATTGGATTGACTATTCAAAAGCTAGATCAAATCCTTCAAGGAAAAATGGACGATATTATCGATGCACTTATTTTTGAAGAACAATCTAGTCGTTTGGAAAGTGCTTCTGATGTGTAA
- a CDS encoding helix-turn-helix domain-containing protein, with translation MWKSVLTGLLMTFVFLTGCSNESTESMEEMLKESGKTVTEIKDETGISKSTLYRYLESES, from the coding sequence ATGTGGAAATCCGTACTAACAGGATTGCTTATGACGTTTGTTTTTTTAACAGGATGCTCAAATGAATCAACAGAATCAATGGAAGAGATGTTGAAAGAGAGCGGTAAAACAGTTACTGAAATAAAAGATGAAACAGGAATTAGTAAATCTACGTTATATAGATATTTGGAAAGTGAAAGTTAA
- a CDS encoding hemolysin family protein translates to MDIITITNLFLLALLIALTAFFVGSEFAVVKIRMSRIEQLIAEGNKKAIVAKKVAGDLDYYLSACQLGITVTALGLGALGKPAVENLLYPVFNLLNVSPSVASVASYAIAFALVTFLHVVVGEMAPKTLAIQFSEKLTLMLAPPLYWFGKVMKPFIWALNGSAQVLLRLMGIKPAKHEQAYSEEELKIVMTQSYQGGEIDQTELEYMENVFSFDERVAKDIMVPRTEFVTLNKDMTYDEIVKVLDEHNYTRYPVTEDGDKDHIVGVVNVKKMLTQMAWGRNRKLAEFVRDLPVILEVTRLQDALLKMQQERVHMLLVIDEYGGTSGILTMEDILEELVGEIRDEFDADEVADIRESGKNKYFINGRVLLDELEERFGLPFEESEELDTIAGWIQYQLLDTAKIGDQVEQGDRLWTVTDMDNYQIKEVSLTQGVVKN, encoded by the coding sequence TTGGACATAATCACGATAACAAATTTATTTTTACTTGCATTATTAATAGCGTTGACGGCATTCTTTGTTGGTTCTGAATTTGCTGTAGTTAAAATTCGTATGTCAAGAATTGAACAGTTAATTGCAGAAGGAAATAAAAAGGCAATTGTCGCAAAAAAGGTAGCTGGTGATTTAGACTATTATCTTTCGGCATGTCAACTAGGTATTACTGTTACAGCACTAGGGCTCGGAGCACTTGGAAAACCCGCAGTCGAGAATTTACTATATCCAGTATTTAATTTGCTGAATGTTTCTCCATCAGTTGCGTCTGTTGCGTCCTATGCTATCGCCTTTGCATTGGTAACTTTCCTGCATGTTGTGGTAGGAGAAATGGCTCCAAAAACACTTGCTATTCAGTTCTCTGAAAAGTTAACTTTAATGCTTGCACCGCCATTATATTGGTTTGGTAAAGTGATGAAACCTTTTATATGGGCGTTAAATGGGTCGGCGCAAGTATTGCTTCGTTTAATGGGGATAAAACCTGCTAAGCATGAACAGGCTTATTCAGAAGAAGAATTGAAAATAGTAATGACACAAAGTTATCAAGGTGGAGAAATTGACCAAACAGAGCTTGAATATATGGAAAATGTTTTCTCCTTTGATGAAAGGGTAGCAAAGGATATTATGGTTCCTAGAACTGAATTTGTTACGTTAAATAAAGATATGACCTATGACGAAATAGTAAAAGTATTGGATGAACATAATTATACACGCTATCCAGTAACAGAAGACGGAGACAAAGATCATATCGTTGGTGTCGTGAATGTAAAGAAAATGCTAACACAAATGGCTTGGGGCAGAAATCGCAAATTAGCAGAATTTGTTCGGGATCTTCCTGTCATCTTGGAAGTAACACGCTTGCAAGATGCTTTGCTGAAAATGCAGCAAGAGAGAGTGCATATGTTGTTAGTAATCGATGAATATGGTGGTACATCTGGTATTCTGACGATGGAAGATATTTTGGAAGAACTTGTTGGTGAAATCCGTGATGAGTTTGATGCAGATGAAGTAGCGGACATCCGCGAGTCGGGAAAGAATAAATATTTCATTAACGGCCGTGTGTTGCTAGATGAATTAGAAGAACGTTTTGGGTTGCCGTTTGAAGAAAGTGAAGAGCTTGACACAATTGCAGGTTGGATTCAATATCAGCTGTTAGATACTGCTAAGATTGGGGATCAAGTAGAGCAAGGAGACCGTTTATGGACGGTGACGGATATGGATAACTATCAAATAAAAGAGGTTAGTCTTACTCAAGGCGTAGTCAAAAACTAG
- a CDS encoding thymidine kinase, producing MYVMKHHGWVEVICGSMFSGKSEELIRRVRRAQFAKQKYIVFKPSIDNRYSEESVVSHNGTATNAIPISKSADIFEYVTSDIEIVAIDEVQFFDDEIVDVIQHLANSGHRVICAGLDQDFRGEPFGKMPELMAIAELVTKLQAVCAVCGSPASRTQRLINGAPACYEDPIILVGASESYEPRCRHHHEVPRSSEKANKDNTSNAL from the coding sequence ATGTATGTAATGAAACATCATGGATGGGTTGAAGTTATTTGTGGAAGTATGTTTTCAGGAAAATCAGAAGAACTCATCCGTCGTGTAAGAAGGGCACAATTTGCTAAGCAGAAGTATATAGTGTTTAAACCAAGTATTGATAACCGCTATAGTGAGGAATCAGTTGTCTCACATAATGGGACAGCAACAAATGCAATTCCTATTAGTAAATCAGCCGACATTTTTGAATATGTGACTTCCGATATAGAGATAGTTGCAATAGATGAAGTACAGTTTTTTGATGATGAAATTGTGGATGTTATTCAGCATCTGGCAAACAGTGGTCACCGGGTAATTTGTGCTGGCTTAGATCAAGACTTTAGAGGCGAGCCATTCGGGAAAATGCCAGAATTAATGGCAATTGCCGAGTTAGTAACAAAGCTTCAAGCGGTTTGTGCAGTTTGTGGCTCTCCAGCAAGCAGAACGCAAAGATTGATTAATGGAGCACCAGCTTGCTATGAAGATCCGATCATATTAGTAGGGGCATCTGAATCCTATGAACCAAGATGTCGCCACCATCATGAAGTACCTAGAAGTTCGGAGAAGGCAAATAAAGATAATACATCGAATGCATTATAA
- the prmC gene encoding peptide chain release factor N(5)-glutamine methyltransferase, with product MCKVFEALKWASSYLKDHNREEYAAELLVRHTLQVSRSEMLIKFREDMEDEQFESFQKLVYLHAQGQPVQYIIGQEDFYGRAFTVNKEVLIPRPETEELVQSALARIDRLFGKNAALKLVDVGTGSGAIAVTMKLENPSLQVVATDLYEVSLSVAKQNAKKLGAEDIEFIQGDLLQPLMEQGRSIDIVLSNPPYIPEGDIQTMSDIVTEFEPHRALFAGEDGLVLYRRLCEELPLVVKEKAIIGFEVGAGQSKAAAKLLETAFPQAKVEVQYDINGKDRMVFAEVGF from the coding sequence ATGTGTAAGGTATTCGAAGCCCTAAAATGGGCTTCTTCTTATTTAAAGGACCATAACAGAGAAGAATATGCAGCGGAGTTATTGGTAAGGCATACCTTACAAGTCAGTAGATCTGAAATGCTAATAAAATTTCGGGAAGACATGGAAGATGAACAATTCGAGAGCTTTCAAAAGCTAGTCTATTTACATGCCCAAGGACAACCAGTCCAGTATATTATTGGTCAAGAAGATTTTTATGGCAGAGCCTTTACAGTTAATAAGGAAGTGCTTATTCCTCGACCTGAAACAGAAGAGCTTGTACAATCTGCACTTGCACGGATAGACAGGCTGTTTGGAAAAAATGCAGCCTTAAAACTAGTAGATGTGGGAACAGGAAGCGGAGCAATTGCCGTGACTATGAAATTAGAAAATCCATCCTTGCAGGTAGTAGCTACTGATCTTTATGAAGTGTCCTTATCTGTAGCAAAGCAAAATGCAAAAAAACTAGGGGCAGAAGATATAGAGTTTATTCAAGGAGACCTGTTACAGCCACTTATGGAACAAGGGAGAAGTATTGACATTGTTCTTTCTAATCCTCCGTATATTCCAGAAGGGGACATCCAAACAATGTCTGACATTGTCACGGAATTTGAACCTCATAGAGCCCTCTTTGCAGGCGAAGATGGACTAGTTCTTTATAGAAGGCTTTGTGAAGAATTACCGCTTGTTGTTAAAGAAAAAGCGATTATTGGATTTGAAGTAGGAGCAGGCCAAAGCAAGGCAGCTGCCAAGCTGTTAGAAACCGCTTTTCCGCAGGCAAAAGTAGAAGTACAATATGATATTAATGGCAAAGATCGAATGGTATTTGCAGAAGTAGGATTTTGA
- a CDS encoding STAS domain-containing protein, producing the protein MSLTNQSIYQYVMDQAPSITQKWFAIKDGEEGSIYSKNSTPSVEQLLKKQHAYTIQTVISAFLEDEHIFAENLEQWANEVAKSRVELGTPVHEVLEALSITRQTIWNTIEQFILEQNNIPTEFVLQWSSKYHLTFDRLTNRFTNMYHTYTKQKLHSQQELIQQLSVPVIPITESIGAIPLIGDIDSLRAKLILETVPVKCKEEGIQHLFIDLSGISSIDTMVLHELMKLTKILSFIGIESTLSGLSPDTAQMITTLGIGLGKVPTYSTLNQALSFQQVPMDKASKPKPQS; encoded by the coding sequence ATGTCCCTAACCAATCAATCCATTTATCAATATGTGATGGACCAGGCCCCAAGTATAACCCAAAAGTGGTTTGCCATTAAAGATGGAGAAGAAGGGTCTATTTACTCAAAAAATTCCACACCGTCTGTTGAACAGCTGCTGAAAAAACAGCATGCATATACGATTCAAACCGTCATAAGCGCTTTTTTAGAAGATGAGCATATTTTTGCTGAAAATCTAGAGCAATGGGCAAATGAGGTTGCTAAAAGCAGAGTAGAATTAGGAACACCTGTTCATGAAGTATTAGAAGCATTAAGTATTACGAGACAAACGATATGGAACACGATTGAACAGTTTATCCTTGAACAAAATAATATCCCGACCGAATTTGTATTACAATGGAGTTCTAAATATCACCTTACTTTTGATCGATTGACCAATCGATTCACAAACATGTATCACACTTATACTAAACAGAAACTTCATTCTCAACAAGAGTTAATCCAGCAACTAAGTGTTCCGGTTATTCCGATTACAGAGTCTATTGGCGCCATTCCATTAATTGGAGATATCGACAGCTTACGAGCAAAACTGATTTTAGAGACAGTTCCTGTTAAATGTAAAGAGGAAGGAATTCAACATCTGTTCATTGATTTATCTGGTATTTCTTCTATCGATACTATGGTTTTACATGAACTAATGAAATTAACTAAAATCCTTTCTTTCATTGGTATTGAATCTACTCTATCTGGATTAAGTCCTGATACCGCTCAAATGATTACTACCTTGGGAATTGGTTTAGGGAAAGTTCCAACATACAGTACGCTTAATCAAGCATTATCTTTTCAGCAAGTGCCAATGGATAAAGCAAGTAAACCTAAACCTCAATCCTAA
- the spoIIR gene encoding stage II sporulation protein R produces MKNKPMATIYLFVLILSTIMSLYIPKNEVTANSEVIIPNDAIRLRILANSDKEEDQALKRKVRDAVNEQITNWVSELTSKEAAKDLLKEKLPEIQEIAERVVEEEKANQAVNVTFDKVDFPTKLYGEFLYPAGQYDAILITLGEGEGANWWCVLFPPLCFLDFSNGVAVSDGFEEEKKEEKAEKKEEETTKEKAVKEERKAEEKQDPVFVEGEKEEEVEVKFFLVELWEKIFG; encoded by the coding sequence ATGAAAAACAAACCGATGGCAACTATTTATTTATTTGTACTTATTCTATCTACTATTATGAGTTTATATATTCCTAAAAATGAAGTAACAGCAAATAGCGAGGTAATCATTCCAAATGATGCGATTCGTTTAAGAATATTAGCAAACAGTGATAAGGAAGAAGATCAGGCATTAAAAAGAAAAGTGAGAGACGCTGTAAATGAACAAATCACAAACTGGGTTTCAGAATTAACTTCTAAAGAGGCAGCGAAAGATTTATTGAAGGAAAAGTTACCAGAGATTCAAGAGATTGCTGAAAGAGTAGTAGAAGAAGAAAAAGCAAACCAAGCAGTTAATGTTACTTTTGACAAGGTTGATTTTCCAACCAAACTTTATGGTGAGTTTTTATATCCAGCTGGTCAATATGATGCAATTCTGATTACGTTAGGGGAAGGTGAAGGTGCGAATTGGTGGTGTGTCCTTTTCCCACCGCTATGTTTCTTAGACTTCTCTAACGGAGTAGCAGTCAGTGATGGATTTGAGGAAGAGAAGAAAGAAGAAAAAGCAGAGAAGAAAGAAGAAGAAACAACAAAGGAAAAGGCAGTAAAGGAAGAAAGGAAAGCGGAAGAGAAACAAGATCCTGTATTTGTTGAAGGGGAAAAAGAGGAGGAAGTAGAAGTGAAATTCTTCCTTGTAGAATTATGGGAAAAGATTTTTGGATGA
- a CDS encoding hemolysin family protein, with translation MDSIILLNLFLVAVFIMLTAFFVGAEFAILKVRMSRLDQLISEGNKKAVIAKKVAHDLDYYLSACQLGITITALILGALGEPTVEKLLHPLFERFDVPGALSTVLSYAIALSVVSFLHVVIGELAPKTLAIQYAEKMTLMLAPGLYWFGKVTKPIIHALNGSSRAILGWFGVKPTGHETAHSEEELKLIVTQSYESGEINQTELAYLKNIFAFDNRILKEIMIPREQIVNVELEMTFEEVLTVLDKHEYTRYPVTKDRTKLVGYVNTKEMLTNVVAGRETNMEEFIHEMPIFLQTSPIKTVLLKMQQERVHMALVKNERGVIVGLVTMEDILEEIVGEIRDEYVGEKLLH, from the coding sequence TTGGACAGTATAATACTATTGAATTTGTTTTTAGTAGCAGTATTTATTATGTTAACAGCATTTTTCGTTGGTGCTGAATTCGCGATTTTAAAAGTGAGAATGTCAAGATTAGATCAACTAATTTCAGAAGGAAATAAAAAGGCAGTAATAGCAAAGAAAGTAGCGCATGACTTAGATTATTATTTATCTGCCTGTCAGCTTGGGATAACAATTACTGCATTGATTCTAGGAGCATTAGGAGAACCAACTGTAGAAAAGCTGCTTCATCCATTATTTGAAAGGTTTGATGTGCCTGGTGCTTTATCAACTGTGCTTTCTTATGCGATAGCTTTATCGGTTGTGTCCTTTTTACACGTTGTAATTGGAGAATTGGCTCCAAAGACATTAGCTATCCAATATGCAGAAAAAATGACGTTAATGCTAGCTCCTGGTTTGTATTGGTTTGGAAAAGTAACAAAGCCGATAATCCATGCATTAAATGGCTCATCGAGAGCAATTCTCGGATGGTTTGGGGTTAAACCGACTGGACATGAAACGGCTCATTCAGAAGAAGAATTAAAGTTGATTGTGACACAAAGCTATGAAAGTGGCGAAATCAACCAAACGGAATTAGCCTATTTAAAGAATATCTTTGCGTTTGACAATCGAATTCTAAAAGAAATCATGATTCCGAGGGAACAAATTGTAAATGTAGAATTAGAAATGACATTTGAAGAAGTTTTAACTGTTTTGGATAAACATGAATATACTCGATATCCTGTGACGAAAGATCGAACGAAGTTGGTGGGTTACGTAAATACTAAAGAGATGTTAACAAATGTAGTAGCAGGAAGAGAGACAAATATGGAAGAATTTATTCATGAGATGCCGATTTTTCTGCAAACATCACCAATTAAAACCGTGCTTCTTAAAATGCAGCAAGAAAGAGTGCATATGGCACTAGTGAAGAATGAAAGAGGCGTAATTGTAGGTCTTGTCACAATGGAAGATATTTTAGAAGAAATCGTTGGAGAAATTCGCGATGAATATGTAGGCGAAAAGCTACTACATTGA
- the rpmE gene encoding 50S ribosomal protein L31, which yields MKTGIHPTYNEITVKCACGNEFTTGSVKKEIKVETCSECHPFYTGRQKFAEAGGRVDRFNKKYGLK from the coding sequence ATGAAAACAGGAATTCATCCAACTTATAACGAAATTACGGTGAAATGTGCTTGTGGTAACGAGTTCACAACTGGTTCTGTTAAAAAAGAAATCAAAGTTGAAACTTGTTCTGAATGCCATCCATTCTATACTGGACGTCAAAAATTTGCTGAAGCTGGCGGACGTGTTGATCGCTTCAACAAAAAATACGGTCTTAAGTAA
- a CDS encoding MerR family transcriptional regulator yields the protein MRIGQVAKLSGLSTRTIDYYTSNKLLPVTRSASNYRLYSEDVLHTLERIKLLKKQRMSIEEIRKVIQSIEDEDLEPIMNEVQAEIACLQKKLTSLEEKLKDAPQEEKKKVYRTLETKLLDVMKLLSLM from the coding sequence TTGCGTATTGGCCAAGTGGCGAAATTAAGCGGATTGTCTACAAGAACAATTGATTATTATACAAGTAATAAATTGCTTCCTGTAACGCGGTCTGCTTCCAATTATCGTCTTTATTCGGAAGATGTTCTTCATACATTGGAACGAATCAAACTTTTGAAAAAACAACGAATGTCTATTGAGGAAATTCGAAAAGTCATTCAATCAATAGAAGACGAAGACTTAGAACCAATTATGAATGAGGTACAGGCCGAAATTGCTTGCTTGCAAAAAAAACTGACATCATTGGAAGAGAAATTAAAAGATGCGCCGCAGGAAGAAAAAAAGAAAGTGTATCGTACACTTGAAACTAAATTATTAGACGTAATGAAATTACTGTCTTTAATGTAA
- a CDS encoding ATP-binding cassette domain-containing protein, protein MNSILEFQNVKKIIEGKPILKNISFVVPKRKIVAFLGPNGAGKTTTLKIAAGLLEHESGQIIINENEKSLYKSTNPVMFIPDYPLLYEELTGFEYVEMMIDMFQIKKKNPYESLYRYDMDDELHKKVKDLSLGNKKKIALFTTLLSNPSLLLLDEFISGIDPINMKIIKAILLDYVNNGNAILLSTHQLEVAQHFCDTLILINNGEILEDNLSITLVTENHSTLEDYFISTLKTNGGK, encoded by the coding sequence TTGAATAGTATTTTGGAGTTTCAAAACGTAAAAAAAATAATTGAAGGGAAACCAATCTTAAAAAATATAAGTTTTGTAGTACCGAAAAGGAAAATTGTTGCCTTTTTAGGACCAAATGGAGCAGGTAAGACTACTACACTTAAAATAGCTGCGGGTCTATTAGAACATGAATCAGGTCAAATCATTATAAATGAAAATGAAAAATCACTTTATAAGTCAACCAATCCAGTTATGTTTATCCCTGACTATCCCTTGCTATATGAAGAATTAACAGGTTTTGAGTATGTAGAGATGATGATTGACATGTTTCAAATAAAGAAGAAAAATCCATATGAAAGCCTCTATCGTTACGATATGGATGACGAGCTGCACAAAAAAGTGAAGGATTTATCTTTGGGGAATAAGAAAAAGATTGCTTTATTTACAACCTTATTAAGTAATCCATCACTTTTATTGCTGGATGAATTTATTTCAGGTATTGATCCTATTAATATGAAGATAATCAAAGCAATTCTTCTGGATTACGTTAATAACGGGAATGCCATTCTTTTATCTACGCATCAATTAGAAGTAGCCCAGCATTTTTGCGATACGCTCATATTGATTAATAATGGGGAAATACTAGAAGATAATCTATCAATCACTTTGGTAACTGAAAATCATTCTACTTTAGAAGATTATTTTATATCTACATTGAAGACTAATGGGGGGAAATAA